The following are encoded in a window of Impatiens glandulifera chromosome 5, dImpGla2.1, whole genome shotgun sequence genomic DNA:
- the LOC124937738 gene encoding bifunctional riboflavin biosynthesis protein RIBA 1, chloroplastic, whose amino-acid sequence MASINFSCHAAGPSSSKAFTRFHLFSGSHFMKPFSSNGASFNWSMTQLGGKPLSFCRSNTESSHPNILNASAENTVHSEPLTGIEIQPDAVAFGTLSADNIATSMGFPIGKDEYNLDHPITNGFSSIAEAIEDVRQGKMVVVVDDEDRENEGDLIMAASKVTPEAMAFIVKYGTGIVCVSMKEEDLERLELPLMVTQNNEKLCTAFTISVDAKHGTTTGVSARDRATTVLALASKDSKPRDFNRPGHIFPLKYREGGVLKRAGHTEASVDLAVLAGFDPVAILCEIVDDDGSMARLPKLQEFAQEHNLKVISIADLIRYRRKRDKLVEHASAALIPTMWGPFTAHCYKSVLDGMEHIAMVKGEIGDGKDILVRVHSECLTGDIFGSARCDCGNQLALAMQQIEAVGKGVLVYLRGHEGRGIGLGHKLRAYNLQDDGRDTVEANEELGLPVDSREYGIGAQILRDLGVTTMKLMTNNPAKYVGLKGYGLAISGRVPLITPITKENKRYLDAKRAKMGHVYGLESGNGS is encoded by the exons ATGGCTTCCATCAACTTCTCTTGCCATGCTGCCGGTCCTTCAAGTTCCAA GGCATTTACAAGATTTCATTTGTTCAGTGGATCTCACTTCATGAAGCCATTTTCATCCAATGGCGCTTCATTCAATTGGTCCATGACTCAACTGGGAGGCAAACCACTAAGCTTTTGCAGATCTAACACTGAGTCATCTCATCCTAACATCCTTAATGCTTCAGCAGAAAATACTGTTCATAGTGAGCCATTGACTGGTATTGAGATACAACCAGATGCAGTAGCATTTGGAACCCTTTCAGCTGATAATATTGCAACAAGCATGGGTTTTCCAATTGGTAAAGATGAATACAATTTGGATCATCCAATAACGAATGGATTTTCCTCAATCGCAGAGGCCATTGAAGACGTTCGCCAAGGAAAG ATGGTAGTGGTTGTAGACGATGAAGACAGAGAAAATGAAGGAGATTTAATAATGGCGGCATCAAAGGTTACACCAGAGGCAATGGCCTTCATTGTTAAGTATGGAACTGGAATTGTTTGTGTTAGCATGAAAGAGGAAGACCTAGAGAGATTGGAGCTTCCGCTTATGGTAACCCAAAATAATGAGAAACTTTGTACTGCGTTCACCATTTCAGTG GACGCAAAACATGGTACGACAACTGGGGTTTCAGCACGTGATAGGGCAACAACAGTATTGGCTCTTGCATCAAAAGATTCGAAGCCTCGAGATTTTAACCGTCCAGGTCACATATTTCCATTGAAGTACAGAGAGGGAGGAGTCCTAAAAAGAGCCGGGCATACAGAAGCTTCTGTTGATCTTGCTGTGCTAGCCGGATTTGACCCTGTTGCAATTTTATGCGAAATCGTGGACGATGACGGTTCAATGGCTAGATTACCCAAGCTTCAAGAATTTGCACAAGAACATAATCTGAAAGTGATATCAATTGCTGATCTTATCAG atatagaagaaaaagagataaaCTGGTTGAGCATGCTTCTGCTGCACTGATACCTACAATGTGGGGACCATTCACCGCCCACTGTTATAAGTCGGTCCTAGATGGAATGGAGCACATTGCAATGGTTAAG GGTGAGATTGGAGATGGGAAGGACATTCTTGTGAGGGTACACTCTGAATGTCTTACAGGAGATATATTTGGGTCAGCAAGGTGCGATTGTGGAAACCAGCTGGCACTAGCAATGCAACAGATTGAAGCTGTTGGCAAGGGTGTATTGGTTTACCTTCGTGGGCACGAAGGGAGGGGGATTGGTTTGGGACACAAGCTTCGTGCTTATAACTTACAAGATGATGGTCGGGATACTGTTGAAGCCAATGAGGAGCTGGGCCTCCCTGTTGATTCAAGAGAGTATGGTATTGGTGCTCAG ATATTGAGGGATCTTGGGGTGACAACCATGAAGCTGATGACTAACAACCCTGCTAAGTATGTTGGGCTGAAGGGGTACGGTTTGGCTATATCTGGAAGGGTTCCGCTTATCACCCccataacaaaagaaaataagagaTACCTTGATGCGAAACGCGCTAAAATGGGTCATGTCTACGGCTTAGAATCAGGTAATGGAAGTTGA